A region of Nocardioides sp. JS614 DNA encodes the following proteins:
- a CDS encoding histidine phosphatase family protein, with protein sequence MNQTPDTIVHLLRHGEVHNPEGVLYGRRDGFHLSDLGVQMAEKVAEAIKDRDIVHLRSSPLERAQETGAPLARARGLDIVTDERVIESTNKFEGRRFAGGANALRDPRTWALLWNPFRPSWGEPYKQVVARMMAAVDDAREVARGHEAVVVSHQLPIWITRLAAEKRSFLHDPRRRQCTLCSLTSFHFVGDRLTQVSYSEPAGDLIPVQDKSAPFSAGGAPEQRRP encoded by the coding sequence GTGAACCAGACCCCTGACACGATCGTCCACCTGCTGCGCCACGGCGAGGTGCACAACCCCGAGGGCGTCCTCTACGGGCGCCGGGACGGGTTCCACCTCTCCGATCTCGGGGTGCAGATGGCCGAGAAGGTCGCCGAGGCCATCAAGGACCGCGACATCGTCCACCTGCGGTCCTCCCCGCTGGAGCGGGCCCAGGAGACCGGTGCCCCTCTGGCGCGGGCCCGGGGCCTGGACATCGTCACCGACGAGCGGGTCATCGAGTCGACCAACAAGTTCGAGGGCAGGCGCTTCGCCGGCGGCGCGAACGCGCTGCGCGACCCGCGAACCTGGGCGCTGCTGTGGAACCCGTTCCGGCCGTCGTGGGGCGAGCCCTACAAGCAGGTGGTGGCGCGGATGATGGCGGCGGTCGACGACGCCCGCGAGGTCGCGCGCGGTCACGAGGCGGTCGTCGTGTCCCACCAGCTCCCGATCTGGATCACCCGCCTCGCCGCGGAGAAGCGCTCCTTCCTCCACGACCCGCGCCGGCGCCAGTGCACGCTGTGCTCTCTCACGTCCTTCCACTTCGTCGGTGACCGGTTGACGCAGGTGAGCTACTCCGAGCCCGCCGGCGACCTGATCCCCGTGCAGGACAAGTCGGCGCCGTTCTCCGCCGGCGGCGCGCCCGAGCAGCGCAGGCCCTGA
- a CDS encoding TlpA family protein disulfide reductase translates to MTRLRRSLGAGAVGLLLLTGCSSLEGTGDKGYISGDQRVRVVDPADRGSAVELTGTSLTGDPVDVADSRGRVLVVNTWWSGCAPCRSEMPMLTAAAKELGERADFLGINIRDASASQGQAFIRSVGAEYPSIYDPTGKAVLAFAGKTTLSAIPTTIVLDAEGRVAAVITGEIPSKQTLVDVVDEVAANAAAESGGETADG, encoded by the coding sequence ATGACCCGTCTCCGGCGCAGCTTGGGAGCGGGGGCCGTCGGCCTGTTGCTCCTCACCGGGTGCTCCTCGCTGGAGGGCACCGGCGACAAGGGCTACATCAGCGGCGATCAGCGGGTGCGCGTCGTCGACCCGGCCGACCGCGGGTCGGCCGTCGAGCTCACGGGCACCTCCCTGACCGGCGACCCGGTGGACGTCGCCGACTCCCGGGGTCGGGTCCTGGTGGTCAACACCTGGTGGTCGGGCTGCGCCCCGTGCCGCAGCGAGATGCCGATGCTGACCGCCGCCGCGAAGGAACTGGGCGAGCGGGCCGACTTCCTCGGCATCAACATCCGCGACGCCAGCGCCAGCCAGGGGCAGGCGTTCATACGCAGCGTGGGCGCGGAGTACCCGTCGATCTACGACCCGACCGGCAAGGCGGTCCTCGCGTTCGCAGGGAAGACCACCCTGTCGGCGATCCCGACCACGATCGTGCTCGACGCCGAAGGCCGGGTCGCCGCCGTCATCACCGGGGAGATCCCCTCGAAGCAGACCCTGGTCGACGTCGTCGACGAGGTCGCTGCCAACGCCGCCGCGGAGTCGGGCGGGGAGACCGCGGATGGGTGA
- a CDS encoding cytochrome c biogenesis CcdA family protein produces MGDWFQQTAFSGSLVLAVPVALIAGLVSFFSPCVIPLLPGYLSYATGLSGADLATGAAGTRRGRMLLGSVLFVLGFSVVFVALGTLSGALGSWLVTWRDQMTFVLGLLTIVLGLAFAGWLPFFRRDWRVHSVPAVGLAAAPLLGFLFGLGWTPCIGPTLSAITTLSFTESTAGRGAVLSAVYALGLGLPFVLAGLAYEKALATVGWVRRHQAWVMRAGGLMLVAVGLMLVTGWWDQAVTWIQLHLVSSSETAL; encoded by the coding sequence ATGGGTGACTGGTTCCAGCAGACCGCGTTCTCCGGGTCGCTCGTCCTCGCCGTGCCGGTGGCCCTGATCGCCGGCCTGGTGTCCTTCTTCTCCCCGTGCGTGATCCCGCTCCTGCCCGGCTACCTCTCCTACGCGACCGGCCTCTCCGGCGCCGACCTCGCCACCGGCGCGGCCGGCACCCGGCGCGGCCGGATGCTACTCGGCTCGGTCCTGTTCGTGCTGGGCTTCTCGGTGGTCTTCGTCGCCCTCGGCACCCTCTCCGGGGCGCTCGGGTCGTGGCTGGTCACCTGGCGCGACCAGATGACGTTCGTGCTCGGGCTGCTGACGATCGTGCTCGGGCTGGCCTTCGCCGGCTGGCTGCCGTTCTTCCGGCGCGACTGGCGGGTGCACTCGGTGCCGGCGGTCGGCCTCGCCGCCGCGCCGCTGCTCGGCTTCCTGTTCGGGCTCGGCTGGACGCCGTGCATCGGGCCCACTCTGAGCGCGATCACCACGCTCTCCTTCACCGAGTCGACCGCCGGCCGCGGTGCCGTGCTCTCGGCCGTCTACGCCCTCGGCCTCGGCCTGCCCTTCGTCCTCGCCGGCCTCGCCTACGAGAAGGCGCTCGCAACCGTCGGCTGGGTACGCCGCCACCAGGCCTGGGTGATGCGCGCCGGCGGGCTGATGCTGGTGGCCGTCGGCCTGATGCTGGTGACCGGCTGGTGGGACCAGGCCGTCACCTGGATCCAGCTGCACCTGGTGAGCTCCTCGGAGACCGCGCTATGA